Within Wyeomyia smithii strain HCP4-BCI-WySm-NY-G18 chromosome 2, ASM2978416v1, whole genome shotgun sequence, the genomic segment tgctGTGTGTATATGTTTGAAAGTTTACAGCTTTAAACGGGTTCCGTTCACCTAAgtggcaaatttcaaataattcgCTTTCTATCATTAGCACAATTTGGACAAAACGAAATTATTACATCTGCACAGCATAAACAACGTCATCCTATCTCGTCACAATATCATCATAATCAATAGCTTACATTATTCACAATATACATATAGTCATTAAAGGCAATTATCTGAATCAATACACCATAAACGGGTTTTCCAAATTGAAACTTCTTATCAGATGTACTCACGTTGGGCACTTTTTACTACGTTATCATTAGCATCGAAGCATGCCGCTTGATATATATAGCGGAAGATTTCATGACTCAAACCAGTACACAAAAAGCAGCCCGACAGGATCAACCAAGCAAAGCGAAAATGAATTTCGCTATCCTACTTTGTCTTCTCACGGTTGGCGCCGTCCTTGGAAAGCCTCTCAGTCAACTCGATGGTGACAAAATAATTGACACCGAGCAAAGGACAATTGTGATTCGTCCGCCTGAAAGCAATGAGGACTTGTCTCCACCAGATGGATCAGACGAAGAACGCCCGCGTCCCCCGGACGGTTCGGATGAAGAACGCCCGCCTTTCCCGGATAGTTCGGATGAAGAACGTCCGCCTTTCCCGGATGATTCGGATGAAGAACGCCCGCGTCCCCCAAATGGCTCCGATGAAGAACGCTCGCCTTTCCCGGATGATTCGGATGAAGAACGCCCGCGTCCCCCGAATGCCTCGGATGAAGAACGCCCACCAATTGATGAACGTCCACCCCCAGGAGAAGAGGATCCAAGA encodes:
- the LOC129719788 gene encoding proline-rich protein HaeIII subfamily 1-like — protein: MNFAILLCLLTVGAVLGKPLSQLDGDKIIDTEQRTIVIRPPESNEDLSPPDGSDEERPRPPDGSDEERPPFPDSSDEERPPFPDDSDEERPRPPNGSDEERSPFPDDSDEERPRPPNASDEERPPIDERPPPGEEDPRPPQGGEDERPPQGGDDQRPPQGGDDHRPPQGGDDKRPPQGGDDQRPPQGGDDHRPPQGGDDKRPPQGGDDQRPPQGGDDQRPPQGGDDQRPPEGGDCKRPPQGEDGQRPPQGGEEPCQGDENGSPGSKIVNVNVNIRV